The Rubrobacter naiadicus genome contains a region encoding:
- a CDS encoding low molecular weight protein arginine phosphatase, translated as MRDVLFVCTANICRSPMAEAIFNALAGDAGISWRARSAGVFAAEGYPMAPEAEKVLSEAGVPVGRHHSRPLTGEMLREADLVLAMTPAHVEEMSRSFGELPDSVHVLTEYVGSGSGGISDPYGLSMSSYRACARHLFECIEPLVKKLEDGTTASSSP; from the coding sequence ATGAGAGATGTCCTCTTCGTGTGCACGGCGAACATCTGCCGCAGCCCGATGGCCGAGGCGATCTTCAACGCCCTGGCCGGGGACGCGGGGATCTCCTGGAGAGCGCGGAGCGCGGGCGTCTTCGCCGCCGAGGGCTACCCGATGGCCCCGGAGGCGGAGAAGGTGCTCTCCGAGGCCGGGGTCCCGGTGGGGAGACACCACTCCCGCCCTCTGACCGGGGAGATGCTCCGGGAGGCCGACCTCGTGCTCGCGATGACCCCGGCGCACGTCGAAGAGATGAGCCGCTCCTTCGGCGAGCTGCCCGACAGCGTGCACGTCCTGACCGAGTACGTCGGTTCCGGCAGCGGGGGAATATCTGACCCTTACGGGCTCAGCATGAGCTCCTACCGGGCCTGCGCCCGGCACCTCTTCGAGTGCATCGAGCCTCTGGTGAAGAAGCTCGAGGATGGGACTACTGCTTCTTCGTCTCCCTGA
- a CDS encoding sensor domain-containing diguanylate cyclase, which yields MSGSFDERLVCDLRPPREELAELEDPGVYAGFWRGLWRRVSRLVRRKTGEREPYCEHAMLARLVFESPDVVLLLDERGLVIYANPAAGAMFGCDPEELAGDPLPGTLQRYGSRRRAIHRRDAWIENFRLQGPEGSHRYLEALRVDVQGCKAYYLRDITERRLREDDLVRRALHDPLTGLANRALFIDRLERARARSSRSGESFAVVFLDLDGMKRINDLMGHEAGDRLLVAVGGRLRSCLRPSDTAARLGGDEFALLLEDVEGSSVGPVVERILDALREPVETGGYRMRVTASAGVVMESGGRREAGDLLRAADGAMYRAKSAGRDGYLILR from the coding sequence GTGAGCGGATCTTTCGACGAACGCCTCGTCTGCGATCTTCGTCCCCCCAGGGAGGAACTCGCGGAGCTCGAAGATCCAGGTGTCTACGCCGGGTTCTGGCGCGGGCTCTGGCGCAGGGTCAGCCGTTTGGTGAGGAGGAAGACGGGCGAACGTGAGCCGTATTGCGAGCATGCCATGCTGGCCCGGCTGGTCTTCGAGTCGCCGGACGTCGTGCTTTTGCTCGACGAGCGCGGGTTGGTGATCTACGCCAACCCGGCTGCCGGGGCGATGTTCGGGTGTGACCCGGAAGAGCTGGCCGGGGATCCTCTCCCCGGAACCCTGCAGAGGTACGGGTCCCGGCGCCGGGCGATTCACCGGCGTGACGCCTGGATCGAGAACTTCAGGTTGCAAGGTCCCGAGGGGAGCCACAGATACCTGGAGGCCTTGAGAGTGGATGTCCAGGGGTGCAAAGCATACTATCTGAGAGACATCACGGAGCGCAGGCTGCGCGAGGACGACCTCGTACGCCGGGCGTTGCACGACCCACTGACTGGGCTCGCCAACCGGGCTCTGTTCATCGACCGGCTGGAGAGGGCTCGCGCCCGCTCTTCACGCAGCGGTGAGTCCTTCGCCGTGGTCTTCCTGGACCTGGACGGGATGAAGCGGATCAACGACCTCATGGGGCACGAGGCAGGCGACAGGTTGCTCGTCGCCGTCGGGGGGAGGCTGCGGTCCTGCCTCAGGCCTTCTGACACGGCCGCCCGGCTCGGCGGGGACGAGTTCGCGCTGCTCCTGGAGGATGTCGAGGGATCGAGCGTGGGGCCGGTCGTCGAGAGGATACTGGATGCGCTGCGCGAGCCGGTGGAGACAGGTGGGTACAGGATGCGGGTCACCGCCAGCGCCGGGGTGGTGATGGAGAGCGGTGGCCGGAGGGAGGCGGGTGATCTGCTCCGGGCGGCAGACGGGGCGATGTACCGGGCCAAGAGCGCGGGGCGGGACGGGTATCTCATCCTCCGGTAG
- a CDS encoding NAD-dependent epimerase/dehydratase family protein — protein MTKRALVTGAGGFIGHHLVKYLVEKGYWVRGVDIKHPEYEESDSHEFEILDLRRFDNCLIATRGIDEVYHLAADMGGIGYITAFHAEIARNSAMINIHMLEASRINAVERFIFSSSACVYPQYLQKSPDVTNLKEEDAYPAEPEEGYGTEKLFMESLCKYFYEDYGLETRIVRFHNVYGPLGTYEGGKEKAPAAICRKVALAPDGGEIEVWGDGEQTRSFMYIDDCVEGIYRIMHSDHPGPLNLGTDELVTINGLVDMISEIAGKRLTKRHDLTKPQGVRGRNSDNTRLRQVLGWEPRISLREGLEPTYRWIEAELRKSGRGVETVAGTLS, from the coding sequence ATGACTAAACGGGCACTGGTTACCGGAGCGGGGGGCTTCATAGGGCACCACCTGGTGAAGTACCTGGTGGAGAAAGGCTATTGGGTGCGGGGTGTCGACATCAAGCACCCGGAGTACGAAGAGAGTGACAGCCACGAGTTCGAGATCCTGGACCTCCGCCGGTTCGACAACTGCCTCATCGCGACCAGGGGCATAGACGAGGTCTACCATCTGGCGGCCGACATGGGGGGTATCGGCTACATCACCGCCTTCCACGCCGAGATAGCCCGTAACAGCGCGATGATCAACATCCACATGCTCGAGGCCTCCCGGATCAACGCCGTCGAGAGGTTCATCTTCTCCTCTTCGGCGTGCGTGTACCCGCAGTACCTGCAGAAGAGCCCGGACGTGACCAACCTGAAGGAGGAGGACGCCTATCCGGCGGAGCCCGAGGAGGGCTACGGTACCGAGAAGCTCTTCATGGAGAGCCTGTGCAAGTACTTCTACGAGGACTACGGGCTCGAGACGAGGATAGTGCGCTTCCACAACGTCTACGGGCCGCTGGGTACCTACGAGGGCGGCAAAGAGAAGGCTCCGGCGGCGATCTGCCGCAAGGTGGCTCTCGCGCCGGATGGAGGCGAGATAGAGGTCTGGGGAGACGGGGAGCAGACACGCTCTTTCATGTACATAGACGATTGCGTTGAAGGCATCTACCGGATAATGCACTCCGATCACCCCGGTCCCCTCAACCTGGGAACCGACGAGCTGGTGACCATAAACGGGCTCGTGGACATGATCTCCGAGATCGCCGGCAAGCGCCTCACGAAGCGGCACGATCTCACCAAGCCTCAAGGGGTCAGAGGCCGTAACAGCGACAACACCCGGCTCCGCCAGGTGCTGGGATGGGAACCGAGGATCTCTTTGCGAGAGGGGCTCGAGCCCACGTACCGGTGGATAGAGGCGGAGCTGAGGAAGTCTGGTCGGGGGGTCGAGACCGTCGCCGGCACGCTCTCCTGA
- a CDS encoding Ig-like domain-containing protein: MRFGAGSAVYRYEERMLVGFGALLVALLVYLAFATPARADIGSTPDPSSISTNGRVSTILKVGDTVYIGGSFTQVNGVERDHLAAIDASTMQLTGWAPSANNNVLALAASPDGSTIYAGGAFTRVNGVVQNRVVALDARSGAIETWRVWTNYNVRELLVSGNQVYIGGDFTIINGQSQPYLALVNGAGVSNPGALVGGWSASLNGRVWSLELSPGDGLLYVGGDFTSVSGQPYPYLAALDPSTGALYPSWKPPTPNGRVFQIIAANGEVYTAQGGPGGMVGAYDTGTGALMWKKKALGPVAVYRKKHPNSLRLPAGWTTKGDGDVQAIALMGSRLYVGGHFIQLAGQPRRYFAAVDAGSGALDPNWAPMGYGDAGGLGVWAYYADPVSGTLYSGGDFTKIGNVAYPHFASFSDPNLTVPPASTPPDTSIDSGPKSLTNETSASFTFSSSAQGVSFECSLDGGAYGACSSPQRYTGLGDGTHTFLVRAVDSAGNVDPSPAEYDWTVDTVAPDPPVISAPANNALIGSSNVVLSGTAEPGSTVEVYDGGGPTPSAKTTAGGGGDWSITLSGVADGSHTYSAVAVDAAGNVSSPSVPLTVTVDTTPPTTSIQTGPSGTVSGDSATFTFSSSESGSSFQCSLDGAAFRACSSPQTYSGLSGGQHTFRVRAVDAAGNADPSPPSWVWTVDVPAPPDTSIDSGPKSLTNETSASFTFSSSAQGVGFECSLDGGAYGACSSPQRYTGLGDGTHTFRVRAVDSAGNVDPSPASYTWSVDTRAPDTSIVAGPKGFKKFNRAVFRFTSTEAGSSFQCSLDGGAYGACSSPQRYTGLGDGTHTFLVRAVDSAGNVDPSPARRSWVVDTHAPSIRHLYPRPGSIVSSRVPYIMARVTDRGSGITKRGITLRVDGRLVPRREFTYARTGKVLRYPNRIVRSSPLLRRGRATVKIVVRDRAGNVSSRVWHFRVLW; this comes from the coding sequence GTGAGATTTGGAGCGGGATCGGCGGTCTACCGGTACGAGGAGAGGATGCTCGTCGGCTTCGGCGCGCTTTTGGTGGCCCTGTTGGTCTACCTGGCGTTTGCGACACCCGCTCGTGCGGACATCGGGAGTACTCCGGACCCGAGTTCGATATCCACCAACGGCCGGGTATCGACGATACTGAAGGTTGGAGATACGGTCTACATAGGTGGGTCTTTCACCCAGGTGAACGGCGTGGAGCGCGACCATCTCGCTGCCATAGACGCCTCCACCATGCAGCTTACGGGGTGGGCTCCCAGTGCCAACAACAACGTTCTCGCCCTCGCGGCTTCTCCGGATGGCTCGACCATCTATGCTGGTGGAGCCTTCACCCGTGTGAACGGGGTCGTACAGAATCGAGTCGTTGCCCTGGATGCGCGCAGTGGTGCGATCGAAACCTGGCGGGTATGGACCAACTACAACGTCAGAGAGCTCCTTGTCTCCGGAAACCAGGTTTATATAGGAGGCGACTTTACGATCATAAACGGTCAGTCGCAGCCGTATCTGGCGCTGGTCAACGGCGCCGGGGTGAGTAATCCGGGGGCCCTGGTCGGGGGGTGGTCGGCTTCGCTCAACGGAAGGGTGTGGTCGCTTGAGCTCTCTCCCGGAGATGGGCTTCTCTACGTCGGTGGAGACTTCACCTCCGTGAGCGGGCAGCCGTATCCCTATCTGGCGGCCCTCGACCCATCGACCGGTGCGCTCTACCCCTCCTGGAAGCCGCCGACGCCCAACGGCAGGGTCTTTCAGATAATAGCCGCCAACGGCGAGGTCTATACCGCTCAGGGGGGCCCGGGCGGTATGGTGGGAGCCTACGATACGGGTACGGGTGCTTTGATGTGGAAGAAGAAAGCTTTGGGGCCCGTAGCCGTATACAGGAAGAAGCACCCCAACAGCCTCAGGCTTCCGGCGGGGTGGACGACCAAGGGGGATGGAGACGTACAGGCCATCGCTCTGATGGGCAGCAGGCTTTATGTGGGCGGGCACTTCATTCAGCTCGCAGGACAACCCCGACGCTACTTCGCCGCCGTAGACGCGGGCAGTGGCGCTCTCGATCCCAACTGGGCTCCGATGGGATACGGGGATGCGGGAGGGCTCGGTGTATGGGCGTATTACGCCGATCCGGTGAGCGGCACCCTCTATTCTGGTGGAGATTTCACGAAGATAGGCAACGTTGCTTATCCTCACTTCGCCAGCTTCTCCGATCCGAACCTTACGGTGCCACCTGCGAGCACGCCTCCGGATACGAGCATAGACTCTGGCCCCAAGTCCCTGACCAACGAGACTTCGGCCAGCTTCACGTTTTCGTCTTCTGCGCAGGGAGTGAGTTTTGAGTGCAGCCTGGATGGTGGGGCGTACGGAGCGTGCAGTTCACCGCAGAGGTACACGGGGTTAGGAGACGGCACGCACACCTTCTTGGTGCGGGCCGTTGATTCTGCGGGCAACGTGGATCCCTCCCCCGCGGAGTATGACTGGACGGTCGATACGGTAGCCCCCGATCCGCCGGTGATCTCTGCGCCTGCGAACAACGCTTTGATCGGAAGCAGTAACGTCGTGCTCTCGGGCACGGCCGAGCCGGGCAGCACCGTAGAGGTTTATGATGGTGGCGGTCCCACCCCATCGGCCAAAACGACGGCCGGTGGTGGTGGGGATTGGAGTATTACTCTGAGTGGTGTCGCCGATGGTTCCCACACCTATTCCGCAGTAGCGGTGGATGCGGCCGGGAATGTTTCTTCACCTTCCGTTCCACTCACCGTCACGGTGGACACCACACCGCCGACGACCAGCATACAGACGGGACCATCCGGGACGGTGAGCGGCGACTCGGCGACGTTCACCTTTTCTTCTTCAGAGTCGGGCTCCAGTTTCCAGTGCAGCCTGGATGGAGCGGCCTTCAGAGCCTGTTCTTCACCTCAAACGTACAGCGGTCTCTCCGGAGGGCAACACACTTTCAGAGTGCGGGCCGTTGATGCTGCGGGCAACGCCGATCCAAGTCCACCCAGCTGGGTCTGGACGGTCGACGTACCGGCGCCTCCGGATACGAGCATAGACTCTGGCCCCAAGTCCCTGACCAACGAGACTTCGGCCAGCTTCACGTTTTCGTCTTCTGCGCAGGGAGTGGGTTTTGAGTGCAGCCTGGATGGTGGGGCGTACGGAGCGTGCAGTTCACCGCAGAGGTACACGGGGTTAGGAGACGGCACGCACACCTTCCGGGTGCGGGCCGTTGATTCTGCGGGCAACGTGGATCCCTCGCCTGCCTCCTATACCTGGAGCGTAGACACCAGAGCCCCCGACACGTCCATAGTGGCCGGACCGAAAGGTTTCAAGAAGTTCAACAGGGCGGTGTTCAGATTCACCTCGACCGAGGCGGGATCGAGCTTCCAGTGCAGCCTGGATGGTGGGGCGTACGGAGCGTGCAGTTCACCGCAGAGGTACACGGGGTTAGGAGACGGCACGCACACCTTCTTGGTGCGGGCCGTTGATTCTGCGGGCAACGTGGATCCCTCCCCCGCGCGCAGAAGCTGGGTCGTGGATACGCATGCCCCATCCATTCGTCACCTTTATCCGAGGCCCGGATCGATAGTGAGTAGTAGGGTGCCGTACATCATGGCGAGGGTGACGGATAGGGGGAGTGGGATCACCAAGCGGGGGATTACGCTCAGGGTCGACGGGAGGCTGGTCCCCAGGCGCGAGTTCACCTACGCTCGAACGGGGAAAGTTTTGCGCTATCCGAACCGGATAGTTCGCAGCTCGCCTTTGCTTCGCAGAGGGAGGGCTACGGTTAAGATCGTGGTGAGAGATCGAGCGGGCAACGTTTCCTCCAGAGTGTGGCACTTCAGGGTGCTGTGGTAG
- the wbaP gene encoding undecaprenyl-phosphate galactose phosphotransferase WbaP yields the protein MAGFRDHLGSLILLGTDAVLAVAVWEIAALFRQIVGRGGISEMSVAAVASSLGVWIGVRWLLGLYPGYGMGQIEELRRQTHAVLATMAITAIFAFSFQVGDTISRLLLLAGFAGLAILAPPVRHLTKLSLRKAKLWGKPVVVLGFGDDGGRVLRVLQEDWTLGLKPVGVFDGKQAPVSGEIEGVPYCGTLMDAMVYGRKLRVDTAIFAMPHTRREHLVRLVERARTSFRQVIIIPNLEGVTNSAVVARDLAGIFGVEVRHNLLDRWSQRVKRTIDVTVTIVGGVLLLPLFAVLCLLILLESGRPVFYRAERMGRDGRSFGCLKFRTMIHGAEDALERLLRENEDLRREYELYHKLREDPRVTRVGKLLRTTSLDELPQLWNVLKGEMSLVGPRPYLPRESPDMGEAEKTILRVTPGITGPWQVGGRSGTSFKERVRMDLYYINNWSIWLDLLLLARTFRSVLFDHGAY from the coding sequence TTGGCCGGGTTTCGCGATCACCTTGGCTCGCTCATCCTTCTGGGCACGGATGCGGTATTGGCGGTCGCGGTGTGGGAGATCGCTGCTTTGTTCAGGCAGATCGTGGGCAGAGGGGGGATCTCAGAGATGTCCGTGGCGGCCGTCGCCTCGAGCCTCGGCGTCTGGATCGGGGTGCGCTGGCTCCTGGGGCTCTACCCGGGATACGGGATGGGACAGATCGAGGAACTGCGCCGGCAGACGCACGCCGTGCTGGCCACCATGGCGATCACTGCCATCTTCGCTTTCTCCTTCCAGGTCGGAGATACCATCTCGCGCCTGCTCCTGCTCGCCGGTTTCGCCGGACTCGCGATACTCGCACCTCCCGTGCGGCATCTGACGAAGCTTTCGTTGAGGAAGGCGAAGCTGTGGGGCAAGCCCGTGGTGGTGCTCGGTTTCGGAGACGACGGAGGCCGGGTGTTGCGTGTCCTGCAGGAGGACTGGACGCTGGGCTTGAAACCTGTGGGGGTTTTCGACGGGAAGCAGGCTCCGGTGAGTGGGGAGATCGAGGGAGTGCCTTACTGCGGGACCCTCATGGACGCCATGGTGTATGGGCGCAAACTAAGGGTCGACACCGCGATTTTCGCCATGCCACACACACGCCGGGAACACCTGGTCAGGCTCGTGGAACGGGCCCGGACGAGCTTCCGGCAGGTGATCATAATCCCCAACCTGGAAGGGGTGACCAACTCCGCCGTCGTGGCCAGAGACCTGGCGGGCATCTTCGGTGTGGAGGTCCGCCACAACCTGCTGGACCGCTGGAGCCAGCGGGTCAAGCGGACCATAGACGTCACGGTGACCATCGTCGGCGGAGTGTTGCTCCTCCCGCTTTTCGCGGTGCTCTGCCTGCTGATCCTCCTGGAATCGGGGAGGCCGGTCTTCTACCGGGCCGAACGGATGGGCAGGGACGGCAGATCGTTCGGTTGCCTGAAATTCCGCACCATGATCCACGGGGCCGAGGATGCCCTGGAGAGGCTCCTGCGGGAGAACGAAGACCTGAGAAGAGAGTACGAGCTGTACCACAAACTGCGTGAGGACCCCAGGGTGACCCGGGTGGGGAAGTTGCTTCGCACCACGAGCCTCGATGAGCTGCCGCAGCTCTGGAACGTCCTCAAAGGAGAGATGAGCCTGGTCGGGCCTCGACCCTATCTTCCGAGGGAGTCCCCGGACATGGGCGAGGCCGAGAAGACGATACTGCGCGTCACCCCGGGTATCACGGGGCCGTGGCAGGTGGGAGGTAGGAGCGGCACCTCGTTCAAAGAGCGGGTCAGGATGGACCTCTACTACATAAACAACTGGTCCATATGGCTCGATCTCCTGCTCCTGGCGCGCACCTTCCGGAGCGTCCTGTTCGACCATGGGGCTTACTGA
- a CDS encoding sulfotransferase, with translation MHAADVTKVFRRPNFLIIGAAKSGTTSLWHYLDQHPQVYMSPRKHTRFFSFTEANPSFCGPPLEREATPYAVVDHSDYHELFAGAKDEVAVGEASHSYMYQPIAARRIKDYDPDMKLVAVLRHPAERAFSHYQQMIRDGREDIPDFLQALKIEPLRIEKRWWPDFHYVRIGLYHEQLARYYELFDPGRIKVYLYEDLSGNPLEVVRDLFGFLGVDEDFVPETSLRYNASGIPKSRFLHTLLQEARTLAPVVKTLLPERQTRRLMRLGSALHNRNLTRPRLEPEVRRLVTERYFRRDILLLQELIDRDLSSWLA, from the coding sequence ATGCACGCTGCCGATGTGACGAAGGTCTTCAGGAGGCCAAACTTCCTGATCATAGGGGCCGCGAAGTCCGGCACCACATCGCTCTGGCACTACCTCGACCAGCATCCTCAGGTCTACATGAGCCCGAGGAAACACACCCGGTTTTTTTCGTTCACCGAGGCGAACCCCAGTTTCTGCGGTCCACCGCTGGAGAGAGAGGCCACTCCGTACGCCGTGGTAGACCACTCGGATTATCACGAGTTGTTCGCTGGAGCGAAGGACGAGGTGGCCGTAGGTGAGGCCTCTCACTCCTACATGTACCAGCCGATCGCGGCCCGGAGGATAAAAGACTACGATCCGGACATGAAGCTCGTCGCCGTGCTGCGCCACCCGGCTGAGAGGGCTTTCTCGCACTACCAGCAGATGATCAGGGATGGCCGCGAGGACATCCCTGATTTTCTGCAGGCGCTGAAGATCGAGCCCCTACGAATCGAGAAGCGGTGGTGGCCGGACTTCCACTACGTGCGGATCGGACTCTACCACGAGCAGCTCGCACGTTACTACGAGCTTTTCGACCCCGGGCGGATAAAGGTTTATCTGTACGAGGATCTGAGCGGAAACCCGCTGGAGGTCGTGCGAGACCTGTTCGGTTTCCTCGGTGTCGATGAAGACTTCGTTCCGGAGACGTCTTTGCGTTACAACGCTTCTGGGATTCCGAAGAGCCGATTTCTGCACACCCTCTTGCAGGAAGCCAGGACTCTGGCACCCGTCGTGAAGACCCTCCTGCCCGAGAGGCAGACCCGCCGGCTCATGCGCCTGGGTAGCGCGTTGCACAATCGCAACCTCACCCGACCCAGGCTGGAGCCCGAGGTGCGCAGGTTGGTGACGGAACGCTACTTCCGCCGAGACATCCTGCTCCTGCAGGAGCTCATAGACCGGGATCTCTCCAGTTGGCTGGCGTGA
- a CDS encoding metallophosphoesterase family protein, with translation MTTLVHVSDLHFGRPAVSEQLDSLLEAIVRLSPDAVAVSGDLTQRCSRSEFEKARAYLDNIGRTAPYIVVPGNHDIRWLGAVLRNLGIVGFIGQRAHEHKYSRYKRYISEDLSPSLTVPGVVIAGLNTAHGITRGSLTRRLRDLGVIGHVRGDDLAHVRNTFEKAPPEAARIVMIHHNLIRGQISGRHGLANTEEALRAFASMGAELVLCGHDHQEAVHSVEISETGLVISTAGTISSRRRSGHPSSFNLVRVEEDSLIITIYAWNTKAGDFVPAGEHRFPRRARKDR, from the coding sequence GTGACCACCCTCGTACACGTCTCGGACCTGCACTTCGGCAGGCCGGCCGTCTCGGAACAGCTCGACTCCCTGCTCGAGGCCATCGTGAGGCTCTCTCCCGATGCGGTGGCCGTCTCCGGGGACCTCACCCAGCGCTGCTCCAGGTCCGAGTTCGAGAAGGCCCGGGCCTACCTGGACAACATCGGCCGGACAGCCCCCTACATCGTCGTCCCCGGCAACCACGACATCCGCTGGCTCGGGGCCGTGCTGCGCAACCTCGGGATAGTCGGCTTCATCGGACAGCGCGCCCACGAGCACAAGTACTCCCGCTACAAACGGTACATCTCCGAGGATCTCAGCCCCTCGCTCACGGTGCCGGGCGTCGTCATCGCGGGGCTGAACACGGCCCACGGCATAACCCGGGGTTCGCTCACCCGCCGGCTGCGCGACCTCGGCGTGATCGGCCACGTCCGCGGCGACGACCTCGCGCACGTAAGGAACACCTTCGAGAAAGCGCCGCCGGAAGCGGCCCGGATCGTGATGATCCATCACAACCTCATTCGCGGGCAGATCTCCGGTCGCCACGGGCTCGCCAACACCGAGGAAGCGCTGCGCGCCTTCGCCTCGATGGGAGCGGAGCTCGTCCTCTGCGGTCACGACCACCAGGAGGCGGTCCACAGCGTGGAGATAAGCGAGACCGGGCTCGTCATCTCGACGGCCGGCACCATCTCGAGCCGCAGAAGGTCCGGGCACCCCTCCAGCTTCAACCTCGTGCGGGTGGAGGAGGACTCCCTGATCATCACGATCTACGCCTGGAACACCAAAGCCGGGGATTTCGTCCCCGCAGGAGAGCACCGCTTTCCGCGGCGCGCGCGGAAGGACCGCTAG
- a CDS encoding right-handed parallel beta-helix repeat-containing protein: MQAEIERTPPGATLLVAPCVYREQIVVDKPLTLKGRPGAEITGTDVWRRWRKMGRYWVSERSVPRFPQTAVRCMPGTRRCLWPEQVFLDGRPLRQVAENPHPGQFALDPGRRVLLGDDPDGHRVEVTVRRYWVLGKASGVTIEGFIMRGAANGGRTGALMNRMTPGGKGYADWTVKDNKLSDAHGAVISLSKAPGLKILDNDIYRGGQMGILNTGRGELIKGNTVHDNNTEGFDTGWEAGGMKTSHASEVILTSNTFYRNEGSAVWFDIDSTHNTISGNRIYDNTGFGIHYEISSHGEISGNVLWNNGWGTPRWVLGSAIASSNSSVVDIHDNMLAWNADGISVIGVDRGRQTWNDVHDVRVRRNVIVMGRPRRGVVGDRFALAWLQGDVRGMFSPGSGNRGEDNMFWLANSGEHPTLFGWGGKRYGRLSEFARTPGGLGSRYLTPAEKDSALKKIGPVGGKTGRSTHS; this comes from the coding sequence TTGCAGGCCGAGATAGAAAGAACGCCTCCCGGCGCCACGCTTCTGGTCGCTCCCTGTGTCTACAGGGAGCAGATCGTCGTAGACAAGCCGCTCACGCTCAAAGGGAGACCCGGAGCGGAGATAACGGGGACGGACGTCTGGCGGCGGTGGCGGAAGATGGGGCGTTACTGGGTGAGTGAGAGGAGCGTTCCCCGGTTCCCTCAGACGGCCGTCAGGTGTATGCCGGGCACCCGGCGCTGTCTGTGGCCCGAGCAGGTCTTCCTCGACGGCAGACCGCTCCGGCAGGTGGCAGAAAATCCCCACCCGGGGCAGTTCGCCCTGGATCCGGGTCGGCGGGTGTTGCTGGGGGATGACCCCGACGGACACCGGGTAGAGGTGACCGTGAGGCGTTACTGGGTGCTGGGAAAGGCCAGCGGTGTAACCATCGAGGGATTCATCATGCGTGGAGCGGCCAACGGAGGACGGACCGGAGCCCTCATGAACCGGATGACTCCAGGAGGAAAAGGATATGCCGACTGGACCGTCAAGGACAACAAACTCTCCGATGCCCACGGTGCCGTGATCAGCCTGAGTAAAGCCCCGGGGCTCAAGATACTCGACAACGACATCTACCGTGGCGGGCAGATGGGCATCCTGAATACCGGTCGGGGTGAGCTCATAAAAGGCAATACCGTGCACGACAACAATACGGAAGGTTTCGATACGGGGTGGGAAGCCGGGGGGATGAAGACCTCTCACGCAAGCGAGGTGATCCTGACGTCCAACACGTTCTATCGAAACGAGGGTAGCGCGGTCTGGTTCGACATAGACTCCACGCACAATACCATCTCCGGAAACCGGATCTACGACAACACCGGCTTCGGCATCCATTATGAGATATCCAGTCACGGCGAGATATCTGGCAACGTCTTGTGGAACAACGGGTGGGGTACTCCGAGGTGGGTCTTGGGATCGGCCATCGCTTCGAGCAACTCGAGCGTCGTGGATATCCACGACAACATGCTGGCCTGGAATGCCGATGGCATCTCCGTCATCGGGGTGGATAGGGGTAGACAGACGTGGAACGACGTGCATGACGTCCGCGTGCGGCGGAACGTCATCGTGATGGGCCGCCCTCGCCGGGGTGTCGTCGGAGACCGTTTCGCGCTTGCCTGGTTGCAGGGAGATGTCCGCGGGATGTTCAGCCCCGGGAGCGGGAACCGGGGAGAAGACAACATGTTCTGGCTCGCGAACTCTGGGGAGCATCCCACCCTCTTCGGGTGGGGTGGGAAGAGGTACGGCAGGCTCTCAGAGTTCGCCCGCACCCCGGGTGGTCTGGGTTCGAGATATCTCACTCCTGCCGAAAAAGACTCCGCGTTAAAGAAGATTGGGCCTGTGGGAGGCAAAACGGGCCGGTCGACCCATTCGTAG